One Asterias rubens chromosome 1, eAstRub1.3, whole genome shotgun sequence genomic region harbors:
- the LOC117295546 gene encoding galanin receptor type 2-like — protein sequence MEQLNLSDVSLLEIQNDGETTTGDGDGFGKCVIALYCLISMLGITGNLLVAIVLLRVPSLRSNTSDFLVHLSIVDFTICALVIPYFLAPKPNPTPNPGFLGVVWCRLYKSEFPFWLFTMTSVLGLTAVNLERYVAIVYPHKYKTVFSKQNKYAVIAVCWMLGGITKLQHVILYEEDEVIGCHRDGWSSGGAQAVFGLYTFTVSFFAPFIVMILAQVKVISTLNRQVKVLTARTATSGLNPSDQREMWQLRASQTLVKTLLACVITFGVCWTPSHIWFLLFNFGVPMAPGRPPHRLTIILAVGNSCVNPVIYTMTNKPFRKGIRELFSKQWGSNQVVDGVATGTASETISV from the exons ATGGAGCAGCTTAACCTATCTGATGTTTCCCTTTTGGAAATACAAAATGATGGAGAAACAACAACGGGAGATGGCGATGGTTTTGGCAAATGTGTTATAGCTCTCTACTGCCTGATCAGCATGCTTGGTATCACTGGTAACTTACTGGTTGCCATCGTACTCCTCCGTGTGCCGTCCCTGCGGTCTAATACCAGTGATTTCTTGGTGCATCTCTCCATTGTAGATTTCACGATCTGTGCTCTGGTCATTCCGTATTTCCTAGCACCTAAGCCAAACCCTACTCCGAACCCTGGGTTTTTAGGTGTGGTGTGGTGTCGACTTTACAAGTCCGAGTTCCCGTTTTGGCTCTTCACGATGACGTCAGTCTTGGGTTTGACTGCGGTCAATTTGGAGCGCTATGTAGCCATCGTCTACCCACACAAATACAAGACAGTGTTctctaaacaaaataaatatgcagTTATTGCTGTCTGCTGGATGCTTGGAGGTATTACAAAGTTACAACATGTGATTTTGTACGAAGAAGATGAAGTTATTGGTTGTCACCGAGACGGCTGGTCTAGCGGGGGAGCCCAGGCGGTATTTGGGTTGTACACTTTCACTGTCAGCTTCTTTGCTCCATTCATTGTGATGATTCTTGCACAAGTGAAAGTTATCTCGACGCTGAACAGACAAGTGAAGGTGTTAACTGCTCGAACAG CCACTTCAGGTTTAAATCCAAGCGACCAGCGTGAGATGTGGCAGCTCCGAGCCTCCCAAACCCTGGTGAAGACACTCCTGGCCTGCGTCATCACATTCGGTGTATGCTGGACTCCAAGTCATATCTGGTTCCTGCTCTTCAACTTCGGTGTTCCAATGGCCCCAGGTCGCCCTCCCCATCGTCTGACTATTATCTTAGCCGTTGGTAACTCCTGTGTGAATCCAGTCATTTACACAATGACCAACAAGCCGTTCCGTAAAGGGATCAGGGAGCTGTTTTCTAAGCAGTGGGGTTCGAACCAGGTGGTTGACGGTGTAGCGACCGGCACTGCGTCTGAGACCATTTCGGTTTAA